One Triticum dicoccoides isolate Atlit2015 ecotype Zavitan chromosome 5B, WEW_v2.0, whole genome shotgun sequence genomic window carries:
- the LOC119312312 gene encoding uncharacterized protein LOC119312312 isoform X6: protein MPPPPPVLMEELLEEVFFRLPPDEPAWLVRASVACKPWRRILADRGFRRRYREFHRTPPVLGFFEKGGARLVPVASLFPAQADHPDWHVMDCRHGRALFAYIGKTDDLIVLDPMTGHQRRVPSPSNNLIGFTAAVLCAAQGCDHHGCQDGHFLVAVVCPKKLEEITLGWLYSSETDLWTEFASVHRPNANYFSNMDAPGVLVGDALYFNIDGVIECQLGTLSLSTLEKPIDGNGTLMMAEDGRLGYAAVVDVTDLTLWSREAGPEGAMGWTKLRVIDLKTLLPDGALFITTQYGISRSPRSLMISGIAEGTQVIFVSTWVGSYMADLKSGRARMVSRPGRKVFPYMRFYLPAVAQCIGGRRSEDNIQRGRGNILEREQAMEAASTGQG, encoded by the exons atgccgccgccgccgccggtgctgATGGAAGAGCTCCTCGAGGAGGTCTTCTTCCGCCTTCCGCCGGACGAGCCCGCCTGGCTCGTCCGCGCCTCCGTCGCCTGCAAGCCATGGCGCCGCATCCTCGCCGACCGGGGCTTTCGCCGTCGCTACCGCGAGTTCCACCGGACACCTCCCGTCCTGGGATTCTTCGAAAAGGGCGGCGCCCGCCTCGTCCCCGTCGCCTCCCTCTTCCCTGCCCAGGCCGACCATCCCGACTGGCATGTCATGGACTGCCGCCACGGCCGCGCCCTCTTCGCCTACATCGGGAAGACCGATGACCTCATCGTGTTGGACCCCATGACGGGCCACCAGCGCCGCGTGCCCTCGCCTTCGAACAATCTGATCGGCTTCACTGCGGCGGTGCTCTGCGCCGCACAAGGCTGCGACCACCACGGTTGCCAAGACGGGCATTTCCTTGTGGCCGTTGTGTGCCCCAAGAAGCTTGAGGAAATCACATTGGGCTGGCTGTACTCATCTGAGACTGACCTCTGGACGGAGTTCGCCTCTGTTCATCGCCCCAATGCCAATTATTTCTCTAACATGGATGCGCCTGGCGTCCTTGTGGGCGATGCACTCTACTTCAACATTGATGGCGTCATTGAATGCCAGCTTGGTACACTAAGCTTGTCAACGTTGGAGAAGCCGATCGATGGCAATGGGACTCTCATGATGGCGGAAGATGGCAGGCTGGGATACGCTGCCGTGGTTGATGTCACAGATCTAACCCTGTGGTCGAGGGAGGCTGGACCCGAGGGAGCCATGGGATGGACAAAACTCAGGGTAATCGATCTTAAGACGCTACTCCCTGATGGTGCCCTCTTTATCACAACACAATATGGGATCAGTAGGTCGCCGCGTTCATTGATGATTAGTGGGATCGCGGAGGGCACCCAAGTCATTTTTGTGAGCACATGGGTTGGTTCCTATATGGCCGATCTCAAGTCTGGGCGAGCCAGGATGGTCTCTCGTCCCGGCAGAAAAGTCTTCCCGTACATGAGATTCTACCTCCCAG CTGTTGCACAATGCATTGGAGGGAGACGATCAGAGGACAACATACAAAGAGGCAGGGGCAACATATTGGAGAGAGAACAAG
- the LOC119312312 gene encoding uncharacterized protein LOC119312312 isoform X3 yields MGWFLYGRSQVWASQDGLSSRQKSLPVHEILPPRMSTSENTTAQTESERPIALKRKSNDVGWNYGKLCDVTNKERVKCDFCGHISTGGINRFKLHITGTTSSVLSCLRSTPEAKAICQRALDAYEAKKVAKKKHTAEVRADVHVTALNEARDGRESVCVGSTSSEPNKLGPMDKFVRPIDGKSSKEEALKQLSMNEALFKERRGQCSPYVARWVYSHGIPFNALDNDEFCQMCEAIGKFGPGYEPPTQYELREKLLSDEYARTKSLLDEREKEKIKLGCTIMTDAWTDMKRRSIMNLCMHCSGGTSFLKSKETSDVSHTSEVIFQLVASAIEEVGAEHVMQVVTDNASNNMGAKKMLLEKRPKIFWSSCATHTINLMLQGIGSLKRFKTIIDQAKNLTIFIYAHHKTLALMRVATKRRDIIRPGVTRFASAFLTLQSLLEKKDALRYMVVERAWEDMKNVKTKKGKDATATVMDANFWKGVLLCIKVFEPLVRVLRLVDGDIKPSMAWLYGELVNAKREMKEAFNNLERNYKDTMGIVEKKMNGRLDSPLHMAAYVLNPHYSYADSSVFTTANEGFQECAEQYYANDHDTCMLVVNDEFLKYENKEGTFGKKLAKACENKSYSPAVAQCIGGRRSEDNIQRGRGNILEREQAMEAASTGQG; encoded by the exons ATGGGTTGGTTCCTATATGGCCGATCTCAAGTCTGGGCGAGCCAGGATGGTCTCTCGTCCCGGCAGAAAAGTCTTCCCGTACATGAGATTCTACCTCCCAG GATGTCAACATCAGAGAACACCACCGCCCAAACAGAGTCCGAAAGGCCGATAGCTCTGAAGAGGAAATccaatgatgttggatggaactatGGGAAACTATGTGATGTCACAAACAAGGAGAGGGTGAAGTGTGACTTTTGTGGCCATATTAGCACCGGAGGAATTAACCGTTTCAAGCTACACATCACAGGCACCACCTCAAGCGTTCTTTCATGTTTAAGATCAACTCCGGAGGCTAAAGCAATATGCCAGAGAGCTCTTGATGCATATGAGGCAAAGAAGGTGGCGAAGAAAAAACATACGGCAGAAGTGAGGGCTGATGTGCATGTTACAGCCCTAAATGAAGCAAGGGATGGTAGGGAATCTGTTTGTGTTGGAAGCACATCATCGGAGCCCAACAAATTAGGACCAATGGACAAGTTTGTGCGTCCTATTGATGGTAAATCAAGCAAAGAGGAAGCCTTGAAGCAGCTAAGTATGAATGAAGCACTATTCAAGGAGAGAAGAGGTCAATGTTCACCATATGTTGCTAGATGGGTGTATTCACATG GCATACCATTTAATGCTCTTGACAATGATGAGTTTTGTCAAATGTGTGAGGCCATAGGCAAATTTGGTCCTGGATATGAGCCTCCTACTCAATATGAGCTTAGGGAGAAGTTGTTGAGTGATGAATATGCAAGGACCAAGAGTTTGTTAGATGAACGTGAGAAGGAGAAGATAAAGCTTGGGTGCACCATCATGACAGATGCAtggacggacatgaagaggaggagCATAATGAATTTGTGCATGCATTGCAGTGGGGGGACAAGTTTTCTCAAATCAAAGGAAACATCTGATGTGTCACATACAAGTGAAGTCATATTTCAGCTAGTGGCCAGCGCAATTGAGGAGGTAGGGGCGGAGCATGTGATGCAAGTGGTGACAGACAATGCTTCCAATAACATGGGAGCCAAGAAAATGTTGCTTGAGAAGAGGCCGAAGATCTTTTGGAGCTCTTGTGCAACTCACACTATCAACTTAATGCTCCAAGGAATTGGCAGCCTCAAGAGATTCAAAACAATAATTGATCAAGCAAAGAACCTCACCATCTTCATCTATGCGCATCACAAGACTTTGGCATTGATGAGGGTTGCTACAAAAAGGAGAGATATCATAAGGCCGGGGGTGACTAGATTTGCTTCCGCTTTTCTCACATTGCAAAGTTtgttggagaagaaagatgctttaAGGTATATGGTGGTTGAAAGAGCTTGGGAAGATATGAAAAATGTGAAAACAAAGAAAGGCAAGGATGCAACGGCAACGGTGATGGATGCAAACTTTTGGAAAGGTGTGCTCCTATGCATAAAGGTGTTTGAGCCATTGGTGAGAGTACTTCGTTTGGTTGATGGGGATATTAAGCCATCGATGGCTTGGTTGTATGGAGAGTTGGTGAATGCAAAGAGGGAGATGAAGGAGGCATTTAACAACTTGGAGAGGAACTACAAAGATACTATGGGCATTGTTGAAAAGAAGATGAATGGAAGGCTAGATTCTCCACTGCACATGGCCGCATATGTGTTGAACCCACACTATAGTTATGCAGATAGCTCCGTCTTTACCACTGCAAATGAAGGATTTCAGGAGTGTGCTGAACAATACTATGCAAATGATCATGATACTTGCATGCTGGTTGTCAATGACGAGTTTCTGAAATATGAAAACAAAGAAGGAACTTTTGGAAAGAAGCTTGCAAAAGCATGTGAAAATAAAAGCTACAGCCCCG CTGTTGCACAATGCATTGGAGGGAGACGATCAGAGGACAACATACAAAGAGGCAGGGGCAACATATTGGAGAGAGAACAAG
- the LOC119312312 gene encoding uncharacterized protein LOC119312312 isoform X7: MPPPPPVLMEELLEEVFFRLPPDEPAWLVRASVACKPWRRILADRGFRRRYREFHRTPPVLGFFEKGGARLVPVASLFPAQADHPDWHVMDCRHGRALFAYIGKTDDLIVLDPMTGHQRRVPSPSNNLIGFTAAVLCAAQGCDHHGCQDGHFLVAVVCPKKLEEITLGWLYSSETDLWTEFASVHRPNANYFSNMDAPGVLVGDALYFNIDGVIECQLGTLSLSTLEKPIDGNGTLMMAEDGRLGYAAVVDVTDLTLWSREAGPEGAMGWTKLRVIDLKTLLPDGALFITTQYGISRSPRSLMISGIAEGTQVIFVSTWVGSYMADLKSGRARMVSRPGRKVFPYMRFYLPAMEAASTGQG, encoded by the coding sequence atgccgccgccgccgccggtgctgATGGAAGAGCTCCTCGAGGAGGTCTTCTTCCGCCTTCCGCCGGACGAGCCCGCCTGGCTCGTCCGCGCCTCCGTCGCCTGCAAGCCATGGCGCCGCATCCTCGCCGACCGGGGCTTTCGCCGTCGCTACCGCGAGTTCCACCGGACACCTCCCGTCCTGGGATTCTTCGAAAAGGGCGGCGCCCGCCTCGTCCCCGTCGCCTCCCTCTTCCCTGCCCAGGCCGACCATCCCGACTGGCATGTCATGGACTGCCGCCACGGCCGCGCCCTCTTCGCCTACATCGGGAAGACCGATGACCTCATCGTGTTGGACCCCATGACGGGCCACCAGCGCCGCGTGCCCTCGCCTTCGAACAATCTGATCGGCTTCACTGCGGCGGTGCTCTGCGCCGCACAAGGCTGCGACCACCACGGTTGCCAAGACGGGCATTTCCTTGTGGCCGTTGTGTGCCCCAAGAAGCTTGAGGAAATCACATTGGGCTGGCTGTACTCATCTGAGACTGACCTCTGGACGGAGTTCGCCTCTGTTCATCGCCCCAATGCCAATTATTTCTCTAACATGGATGCGCCTGGCGTCCTTGTGGGCGATGCACTCTACTTCAACATTGATGGCGTCATTGAATGCCAGCTTGGTACACTAAGCTTGTCAACGTTGGAGAAGCCGATCGATGGCAATGGGACTCTCATGATGGCGGAAGATGGCAGGCTGGGATACGCTGCCGTGGTTGATGTCACAGATCTAACCCTGTGGTCGAGGGAGGCTGGACCCGAGGGAGCCATGGGATGGACAAAACTCAGGGTAATCGATCTTAAGACGCTACTCCCTGATGGTGCCCTCTTTATCACAACACAATATGGGATCAGTAGGTCGCCGCGTTCATTGATGATTAGTGGGATCGCGGAGGGCACCCAAGTCATTTTTGTGAGCACATGGGTTGGTTCCTATATGGCCGATCTCAAGTCTGGGCGAGCCAGGATGGTCTCTCGTCCCGGCAGAAAAGTCTTCCCGTACATGAGATTCTACCTCCCAG
- the LOC119312312 gene encoding uncharacterized protein LOC119312312 isoform X5 — protein MPPPPPVLMEELLEEVFFRLPPDEPAWLVRASVACKPWRRILADRGFRRRYREFHRTPPVLGFFEKGGARLVPVASLFPAQADHPDWHVMDCRHGRALFAYIGKTDDLIVLDPMTGHQRRVPSPSNNLIGFTAAVLCAAQGCDHHGCQDGHFLVAVVCPKKLEEITLGWLYSSETDLWTEFASVHRPNANYFSNMDAPGVLVGDALYFNIDGVIECQLGTLSLSTLEKPIDGNGTLMMAEDGRLGYAAVVDVTDLTLWSREAGPEGAMGWTKLRVIDLKTLLPDGALFITTQYGISRSPRSLMISGIAEGTQVIFVSTWVGSYMADLKSGRARMVSRPGRKVFPYMRFYLPVGWWKLYGGETPNLKEMAMRILSLTSSSSGCERNWSAFESIHTKRRNRLTTERCNNLVFIRFNNRMLSRKQKLLEKKKWDVLISTDATEAQGFLFEGGDDYASVVYLDEEDGDVHPGTGISWDLLGEAMGAQEQLQLRRSARVRDLEEEEFESDHDDEEIVDEDEIEYEDD, from the exons atgccgccgccgccgccggtgctgATGGAAGAGCTCCTCGAGGAGGTCTTCTTCCGCCTTCCGCCGGACGAGCCCGCCTGGCTCGTCCGCGCCTCCGTCGCCTGCAAGCCATGGCGCCGCATCCTCGCCGACCGGGGCTTTCGCCGTCGCTACCGCGAGTTCCACCGGACACCTCCCGTCCTGGGATTCTTCGAAAAGGGCGGCGCCCGCCTCGTCCCCGTCGCCTCCCTCTTCCCTGCCCAGGCCGACCATCCCGACTGGCATGTCATGGACTGCCGCCACGGCCGCGCCCTCTTCGCCTACATCGGGAAGACCGATGACCTCATCGTGTTGGACCCCATGACGGGCCACCAGCGCCGCGTGCCCTCGCCTTCGAACAATCTGATCGGCTTCACTGCGGCGGTGCTCTGCGCCGCACAAGGCTGCGACCACCACGGTTGCCAAGACGGGCATTTCCTTGTGGCCGTTGTGTGCCCCAAGAAGCTTGAGGAAATCACATTGGGCTGGCTGTACTCATCTGAGACTGACCTCTGGACGGAGTTCGCCTCTGTTCATCGCCCCAATGCCAATTATTTCTCTAACATGGATGCGCCTGGCGTCCTTGTGGGCGATGCACTCTACTTCAACATTGATGGCGTCATTGAATGCCAGCTTGGTACACTAAGCTTGTCAACGTTGGAGAAGCCGATCGATGGCAATGGGACTCTCATGATGGCGGAAGATGGCAGGCTGGGATACGCTGCCGTGGTTGATGTCACAGATCTAACCCTGTGGTCGAGGGAGGCTGGACCCGAGGGAGCCATGGGATGGACAAAACTCAGGGTAATCGATCTTAAGACGCTACTCCCTGATGGTGCCCTCTTTATCACAACACAATATGGGATCAGTAGGTCGCCGCGTTCATTGATGATTAGTGGGATCGCGGAGGGCACCCAAGTCATTTTTGTGAGCACATGGGTTGGTTCCTATATGGCCGATCTCAAGTCTGGGCGAGCCAGGATGGTCTCTCGTCCCGGCAGAAAAGTCTTCCCGTACATGAGATTCTACCTCCCAG TTGGTTGGTGGAAGCTTTATGGAGGAGAAACACCAAATTTGAAAGAAATGGCTATGAGAATCCTCTCTCTGACCTCTAGCTCTTCTGGTTGTGAAAGAAACTGGAGTGCATTTGAATCG ATACATACCAAGAGAAGAAATAGGCTCACAACGGAGCGATGCAACAATTTGGTCTTCATAAGGTTCAACAATAGGATGTTGTCTAGGAAACAAAAGCTCCTAGAGAAGAAGAAATGGGATGTGCTCATTAGCACCGATGCTACCGAAGCTCAAGGATTTCTATTTGAAGGAGGGGATGATTATGCAAGCGTTGTTTATCTTGATGAGGAGGATGGAGATGTTCATCCGGGTACGGGGATATCATGGGATCTACTTGGTGAAGCAATGGGAGCACAAGAGCAACTCCAACTTCGGAGGAGTGCAAGAGTGAGAGACCTTGAGGAGGAGGAGTTTGAATCCGATCATGATGATGAGGAGATAGTGGATGAAGATGAGATTGAGTATGAGGATGATTGA
- the LOC119312312 gene encoding uncharacterized protein LOC119312312 isoform X1 encodes MGWFLYGRSQVWASQDGLSSRQKSLPVHEILPPRMSTSENTTAQTESERPIALKRKSNDVGWNYGKLCDVTNKERVKCDFCGHISTGGINRFKLHITGTTSSVLSCLRSTPEAKAICQRALDAYEAKKVAKKKHTAEVRADVHVTALNEARDGRESVCVGSTSSEPNKLGPMDKFVRPIDGKSSKEEALKQLSMNEALFKERRGQCSPYVARWVYSHGIPFNALDNDEFCQMCEAIGKFGPGYEPPTQYELREKLLSDEYARTKSLLDEREKEKIKLGCTIMTDAWTDMKRRSIMNLCMHCSGGTSFLKSKETSDVSHTSEVIFQLVASAIEEVGAEHVMQVVTDNASNNMGAKKMLLEKRPKIFWSSCATHTINLMLQGIGSLKRFKTIIDQAKNLTIFIYAHHKTLALMRVATKRRDIIRPGVTRFASAFLTLQSLLEKKDALRYMVVERAWEDMKNVKTKKGKDATATVMDANFWKGVLLCIKVFEPLVRVLRLVDGDIKPSMAWLYGELVNAKREMKEAFNNLERNYKDTMGIVEKKMNGRLDSPLHMAAYVLNPHYSYADSSVFTTANEGFQECAEQYYANDHDTCMLVVNDEFLKYENKEGTFGKKLAKACENKSYSPVGWWKLYGGETPNLKEMAMRILSLTSSSSGCERNWSAFESIHTKRRNRLTTERCNNLVFIRFNNRMLSRKQKLLEKKKWDVLISTDATEAQGFLFEGGDDYASVVYLDEEDGDVHPGTGISWDLLGEAMGAQEQLQLRRSARVRDLEEEEFESDHDDEEIVDEDEIEYEDD; translated from the exons ATGGGTTGGTTCCTATATGGCCGATCTCAAGTCTGGGCGAGCCAGGATGGTCTCTCGTCCCGGCAGAAAAGTCTTCCCGTACATGAGATTCTACCTCCCAG GATGTCAACATCAGAGAACACCACCGCCCAAACAGAGTCCGAAAGGCCGATAGCTCTGAAGAGGAAATccaatgatgttggatggaactatGGGAAACTATGTGATGTCACAAACAAGGAGAGGGTGAAGTGTGACTTTTGTGGCCATATTAGCACCGGAGGAATTAACCGTTTCAAGCTACACATCACAGGCACCACCTCAAGCGTTCTTTCATGTTTAAGATCAACTCCGGAGGCTAAAGCAATATGCCAGAGAGCTCTTGATGCATATGAGGCAAAGAAGGTGGCGAAGAAAAAACATACGGCAGAAGTGAGGGCTGATGTGCATGTTACAGCCCTAAATGAAGCAAGGGATGGTAGGGAATCTGTTTGTGTTGGAAGCACATCATCGGAGCCCAACAAATTAGGACCAATGGACAAGTTTGTGCGTCCTATTGATGGTAAATCAAGCAAAGAGGAAGCCTTGAAGCAGCTAAGTATGAATGAAGCACTATTCAAGGAGAGAAGAGGTCAATGTTCACCATATGTTGCTAGATGGGTGTATTCACATG GCATACCATTTAATGCTCTTGACAATGATGAGTTTTGTCAAATGTGTGAGGCCATAGGCAAATTTGGTCCTGGATATGAGCCTCCTACTCAATATGAGCTTAGGGAGAAGTTGTTGAGTGATGAATATGCAAGGACCAAGAGTTTGTTAGATGAACGTGAGAAGGAGAAGATAAAGCTTGGGTGCACCATCATGACAGATGCAtggacggacatgaagaggaggagCATAATGAATTTGTGCATGCATTGCAGTGGGGGGACAAGTTTTCTCAAATCAAAGGAAACATCTGATGTGTCACATACAAGTGAAGTCATATTTCAGCTAGTGGCCAGCGCAATTGAGGAGGTAGGGGCGGAGCATGTGATGCAAGTGGTGACAGACAATGCTTCCAATAACATGGGAGCCAAGAAAATGTTGCTTGAGAAGAGGCCGAAGATCTTTTGGAGCTCTTGTGCAACTCACACTATCAACTTAATGCTCCAAGGAATTGGCAGCCTCAAGAGATTCAAAACAATAATTGATCAAGCAAAGAACCTCACCATCTTCATCTATGCGCATCACAAGACTTTGGCATTGATGAGGGTTGCTACAAAAAGGAGAGATATCATAAGGCCGGGGGTGACTAGATTTGCTTCCGCTTTTCTCACATTGCAAAGTTtgttggagaagaaagatgctttaAGGTATATGGTGGTTGAAAGAGCTTGGGAAGATATGAAAAATGTGAAAACAAAGAAAGGCAAGGATGCAACGGCAACGGTGATGGATGCAAACTTTTGGAAAGGTGTGCTCCTATGCATAAAGGTGTTTGAGCCATTGGTGAGAGTACTTCGTTTGGTTGATGGGGATATTAAGCCATCGATGGCTTGGTTGTATGGAGAGTTGGTGAATGCAAAGAGGGAGATGAAGGAGGCATTTAACAACTTGGAGAGGAACTACAAAGATACTATGGGCATTGTTGAAAAGAAGATGAATGGAAGGCTAGATTCTCCACTGCACATGGCCGCATATGTGTTGAACCCACACTATAGTTATGCAGATAGCTCCGTCTTTACCACTGCAAATGAAGGATTTCAGGAGTGTGCTGAACAATACTATGCAAATGATCATGATACTTGCATGCTGGTTGTCAATGACGAGTTTCTGAAATATGAAAACAAAGAAGGAACTTTTGGAAAGAAGCTTGCAAAAGCATGTGAAAATAAAAGCTACAGCCCCG TTGGTTGGTGGAAGCTTTATGGAGGAGAAACACCAAATTTGAAAGAAATGGCTATGAGAATCCTCTCTCTGACCTCTAGCTCTTCTGGTTGTGAAAGAAACTGGAGTGCATTTGAATCG ATACATACCAAGAGAAGAAATAGGCTCACAACGGAGCGATGCAACAATTTGGTCTTCATAAGGTTCAACAATAGGATGTTGTCTAGGAAACAAAAGCTCCTAGAGAAGAAGAAATGGGATGTGCTCATTAGCACCGATGCTACCGAAGCTCAAGGATTTCTATTTGAAGGAGGGGATGATTATGCAAGCGTTGTTTATCTTGATGAGGAGGATGGAGATGTTCATCCGGGTACGGGGATATCATGGGATCTACTTGGTGAAGCAATGGGAGCACAAGAGCAACTCCAACTTCGGAGGAGTGCAAGAGTGAGAGACCTTGAGGAGGAGGAGTTTGAATCCGATCATGATGATGAGGAGATAGTGGATGAAGATGAGATTGAGTATGAGGATGATTGA
- the LOC119312312 gene encoding uncharacterized protein LOC119312312 isoform X4, whose translation MGWFLYGRSQVWASQDGLSSRQKSLPVHEILPPRMSTSENTTAQTESERPIALKRKSNDVGWNYGKLCDVTNKERVKCDFCGHISTGGINRFKLHITGTTSSVLSCLRSTPEAKAICQRALDAYEAKKVAKKKHTAEVRADVHVTALNEARDGRESVCVGSTSSEPNKLGPMDKFVRPIDGKSSKEEALKQLSMNEALFKERRGQCSPYVARWVYSHGIPFNALDNDEFCQMCEAIGKFGPGYEPPTQYELREKLLSDEYARTKSLLDEREKEKIKLGCTIMTDAWTDMKRRSIMNLCMHCSGGTSFLKSKETSDVSHTSEVIFQLVASAIEEVGAEHVMQVVTDNASNNMGAKKMLLEKRPKIFWSSCATHTINLMLQGIGSLKRFKTIIDQAKNLTIFIYAHHKTLALMRVATKRRDIIRPGVTRFASAFLTLQSLLEKKDALRYMVVERAWEDMKNVKTKKGKDATATVMDANFWKGVLLCIKVFEPLVRVLRLVDGDIKPSMAWLYGELVNAKREMKEAFNNLERNYKDTMGIVEKKMNGRLDSPLHMAAYVLNPHYSYADSSVFTTANEGFQECAEQYYANDHDTCMLVVNDEFLKYENKEGTFGKKLAKACENKSYSPDTYQEKK comes from the exons ATGGGTTGGTTCCTATATGGCCGATCTCAAGTCTGGGCGAGCCAGGATGGTCTCTCGTCCCGGCAGAAAAGTCTTCCCGTACATGAGATTCTACCTCCCAG GATGTCAACATCAGAGAACACCACCGCCCAAACAGAGTCCGAAAGGCCGATAGCTCTGAAGAGGAAATccaatgatgttggatggaactatGGGAAACTATGTGATGTCACAAACAAGGAGAGGGTGAAGTGTGACTTTTGTGGCCATATTAGCACCGGAGGAATTAACCGTTTCAAGCTACACATCACAGGCACCACCTCAAGCGTTCTTTCATGTTTAAGATCAACTCCGGAGGCTAAAGCAATATGCCAGAGAGCTCTTGATGCATATGAGGCAAAGAAGGTGGCGAAGAAAAAACATACGGCAGAAGTGAGGGCTGATGTGCATGTTACAGCCCTAAATGAAGCAAGGGATGGTAGGGAATCTGTTTGTGTTGGAAGCACATCATCGGAGCCCAACAAATTAGGACCAATGGACAAGTTTGTGCGTCCTATTGATGGTAAATCAAGCAAAGAGGAAGCCTTGAAGCAGCTAAGTATGAATGAAGCACTATTCAAGGAGAGAAGAGGTCAATGTTCACCATATGTTGCTAGATGGGTGTATTCACATG GCATACCATTTAATGCTCTTGACAATGATGAGTTTTGTCAAATGTGTGAGGCCATAGGCAAATTTGGTCCTGGATATGAGCCTCCTACTCAATATGAGCTTAGGGAGAAGTTGTTGAGTGATGAATATGCAAGGACCAAGAGTTTGTTAGATGAACGTGAGAAGGAGAAGATAAAGCTTGGGTGCACCATCATGACAGATGCAtggacggacatgaagaggaggagCATAATGAATTTGTGCATGCATTGCAGTGGGGGGACAAGTTTTCTCAAATCAAAGGAAACATCTGATGTGTCACATACAAGTGAAGTCATATTTCAGCTAGTGGCCAGCGCAATTGAGGAGGTAGGGGCGGAGCATGTGATGCAAGTGGTGACAGACAATGCTTCCAATAACATGGGAGCCAAGAAAATGTTGCTTGAGAAGAGGCCGAAGATCTTTTGGAGCTCTTGTGCAACTCACACTATCAACTTAATGCTCCAAGGAATTGGCAGCCTCAAGAGATTCAAAACAATAATTGATCAAGCAAAGAACCTCACCATCTTCATCTATGCGCATCACAAGACTTTGGCATTGATGAGGGTTGCTACAAAAAGGAGAGATATCATAAGGCCGGGGGTGACTAGATTTGCTTCCGCTTTTCTCACATTGCAAAGTTtgttggagaagaaagatgctttaAGGTATATGGTGGTTGAAAGAGCTTGGGAAGATATGAAAAATGTGAAAACAAAGAAAGGCAAGGATGCAACGGCAACGGTGATGGATGCAAACTTTTGGAAAGGTGTGCTCCTATGCATAAAGGTGTTTGAGCCATTGGTGAGAGTACTTCGTTTGGTTGATGGGGATATTAAGCCATCGATGGCTTGGTTGTATGGAGAGTTGGTGAATGCAAAGAGGGAGATGAAGGAGGCATTTAACAACTTGGAGAGGAACTACAAAGATACTATGGGCATTGTTGAAAAGAAGATGAATGGAAGGCTAGATTCTCCACTGCACATGGCCGCATATGTGTTGAACCCACACTATAGTTATGCAGATAGCTCCGTCTTTACCACTGCAAATGAAGGATTTCAGGAGTGTGCTGAACAATACTATGCAAATGATCATGATACTTGCATGCTGGTTGTCAATGACGAGTTTCTGAAATATGAAAACAAAGAAGGAACTTTTGGAAAGAAGCTTGCAAAAGCATGTGAAAATAAAAGCTACAGCCCCG ATACATACCAAGAGAAGAAATAG